A portion of the Gammaproteobacteria bacterium genome contains these proteins:
- a CDS encoding type II toxin-antitoxin system VapC family toxin, which translates to MIILDTNIISEFMTSCPKKSVLEWLNAQDSVTLYLTTISIAEIGFGLRIMPVGKRRQLLNDRFKQFITMAFKSRILTFDEAAAQVYGDIKGYRKEIGRPLSDLDGQIAAIARAKGCVVATRNIKDFEECGIELINPFVSGS; encoded by the coding sequence GTGATTATTTTAGATACAAATATTATCTCGGAATTTATGACATCATGCCCTAAAAAATCGGTACTTGAATGGCTCAACGCCCAAGACTCAGTAACACTATATTTAACCACGATTTCCATAGCTGAAATTGGGTTTGGGCTTCGAATTATGCCAGTGGGTAAAAGGCGTCAATTGCTTAATGATCGATTTAAACAATTCATTACAATGGCTTTTAAATCTCGTATTTTGACTTTTGATGAAGCAGCAGCTCAGGTTTACGGTGATATTAAAGGATATCGAAAAGAAATTGGCCGCCCTCTATCTGATTTGGATGGTCAAATTGCGGCCATCGCCCGAGCGAAAGGGTGTGTAGTTGCAACAAGGAATATTAAAGATTTTGAAGAGTGCGGGATCGAGTTAATCAACCCATTTGTTTCTGGGTCATAA
- a CDS encoding efflux RND transporter periplasmic adaptor subunit, protein MKNLKLVVALILFIPQLSWAGEATKVKAVPFSELAFYLEYSAPATVESLNESTLSAELSARITHLNAKVGEQFKKGTALVRLDCGDYKLALQQAQAGLTGVKARHDFAQQRLIRAERLQSQQNISEELLEQNQMELAGLESELSVQKTGINIAERNISKCTVRAPFDAIVLDRLSGVGALANPGTPLIKVIDAGQKSLEVTAQVMAQQVELLQQASQLEFRSNDHVYPVKLRIVVGVVEPLQRSRDARLIFVEKRPLPGQSGRLIWKDSQAVIPADFLMERGGSLGMFVAENGIAKFYKIPDALEGRPLRIDLPQNAWVITEGRYGLNDGDRINRVR, encoded by the coding sequence ATGAAAAATTTAAAGTTAGTTGTCGCATTAATTCTATTCATTCCACAACTGTCCTGGGCAGGTGAGGCGACTAAAGTAAAGGCAGTTCCTTTTTCAGAGCTGGCTTTCTATCTTGAATACTCTGCACCCGCAACGGTTGAAAGCTTGAATGAAAGCACACTGAGCGCGGAGCTGAGTGCGCGCATTACCCATTTAAATGCAAAAGTGGGCGAACAGTTTAAAAAAGGAACGGCATTGGTTCGTCTGGATTGTGGTGATTACAAACTGGCACTTCAGCAAGCACAGGCGGGTTTGACAGGTGTGAAAGCACGCCACGATTTTGCGCAGCAGCGCTTGATACGAGCAGAGCGCTTGCAAAGTCAGCAAAATATTTCTGAAGAGTTATTAGAGCAGAATCAGATGGAACTGGCAGGACTGGAATCCGAGTTATCTGTACAAAAAACTGGAATCAATATCGCTGAGCGCAACATCTCAAAATGCACTGTTCGTGCTCCTTTTGATGCCATTGTACTGGATCGATTAAGCGGTGTGGGTGCGCTTGCAAATCCTGGTACGCCTCTGATTAAAGTCATTGATGCTGGGCAAAAAAGCCTGGAAGTGACCGCTCAAGTGATGGCTCAGCAAGTCGAGTTATTGCAGCAAGCCAGTCAACTTGAATTTCGTAGTAACGACCATGTTTATCCCGTCAAATTACGCATCGTCGTGGGCGTGGTTGAGCCTTTGCAGCGAAGTCGTGATGCACGTTTGATTTTTGTAGAAAAACGGCCTTTACCCGGTCAAAGCGGGCGTTTGATCTGGAAGGATTCTCAGGCCGTTATTCCTGCTGATTTTTTGATGGAGAGAGGTGGCAGTCTGGGAATGTTTGTGGCTGAAAATGGTATTGCAAAATTTTATAAAATACCGGATGCATTGGAGGGTCGGCCACTACGGATTGATCTGCCACAAAATGCATGGGTGATCACTGAAGGGCGCTATGGTTTGAATGATGGTGATCGCATTAATCGGGTGAGATAA